A region of Mesoplodon densirostris isolate mMesDen1 chromosome 11, mMesDen1 primary haplotype, whole genome shotgun sequence DNA encodes the following proteins:
- the LOC132498571 gene encoding DNA dC->dU-editing enzyme APOBEC-3B-like isoform X1, translated as MEPQHPRQRAGMGLASKGGCSQRPRIRNPVEWLDRQTFSFHFRNLRFANGRNCSYLCYQVERLKHCSPDSSDWGVFQNRVYPETPCHAELCFLSWFCAKKLSPYEQYRITWFLSWSPCSSCAEQVAAFLRENRNVRLSIFAARLYYFWKPECQHGLRMMHQQRAWVRIMSFRDFKYCWKNFVYNQGMPFKPWKKLRKNYQFLVAKLQEILGNTMNLLKKEIFKQQFGNQHRVPQPHYRRKTYLCYQLKQLDGVTLDKGCFRNKKQRHAEIRFIDKITSLNLDPNQSYKIICYVTWSPCPTCARELVDFINGQDHLSLQIFASRLYFHWIKVFQRGLQQLQAAQVSVAVMTRSEFEDCWEEFVDNQGMPFESWDKLEQYSESISRRLQKILSRSNWNNLEDSFRDLRLGSPSPSSLRSDSR; from the exons ATGGAGCCCCAGCACCCGAGACAAAGGGCAGGGATGGGACTAGCCAGCAAAGGAGGCTGCAGCCAGAGGCCCCGGATCAG AAACCCAGTGGAGTGGTTAGATCGCCAAACCTTCTCCTTCCACTTTCGCAACCTGAGATTTGCCAATGGGCGGAACTGCTCCTACCTCTGCTACCAGGTGGAAAGACTGAAGCACTGCTCACCTGACTCCTCCGACTGGGGGGTCTTTCAAAACCGG GTCTATCCCGAGACTCCCTGCCACGCGGAACTCTGCTTCCTCTCTTGGTTTTGCGCCAAGAAGCTGTCCCCTTATGAACAGTACCGCATCACCTGGTTCTTATCCTGGAGCCCCTGCTCGTCATGTGCAGAGCAGGTGGCTGCGTTCCTGAGGGAGAACAGGAACGTGAGGCTGAGCATCTTCGCCGCCCGCCTCTACTACTTCTGGAAACCAGAGTGCCAGCACGGGCTGCGCATGATGCACCAGCAGAGGGCCTGGGTGCGCATCATGTCCTTCCGAG ACTttaaatactgttggaaaaactTTGTGTACAATCAGGGAATGCCCTTCAAGCCTTGGAAGAAACTGCGTAAAAATTATCAGTTCCTGGTGGCAAAGCTTCAGGAAATTCTCGG AAACACAATGAATctgctaaaaaaagaaatattcaaacaACAGTTTGGCAACCAGCACCGTGTCCCACAGCCCCACTACCGGAGGAAGACCTATTTGTGCTACCAGCTGAAGCAGCTCGATGGTGTCACGCTTGACAAAGGCTGCTTCCGAAACAAG AAACAGCGACATGCAGAAATTCGCTTTATTGACAAGATCACCTCGCTGAATCTCGACCCAAACCAGAGCTACAAAATCATCTGCTATGTCACGTGGAGCCCCTGCCCTACCTGTGCCAGGGAACTGGTTGATTTCATCAACGGTCAGGACCACCTGAGCCTGCAGATCTTTGCCTCCCGCCTGTACTTCCACTGGATCAAGGTGTTTCAGAGGGGGCTGCAGCAGCTACAGGCAGCCCAGGTCTCAGTGGCTGTCATGACCCGCTCAG AGTTTGAAGACTGCTGGGAAGAATTTGTGGATAACCAGGGGATGCCCTTCGAGTCCTGGGATAAGCTGGAGCAATACAGTGAAAGCATAAGCCGTCGGCTCCAGAAGATCCTGTCG CGCTCGAATTGGAATAATTTAGAGGATTCCTTCAGAGACTTGAGACTTGGATCCCCATCCCCTTCATCGTTAAGAAGTGACTCAAGATGA
- the LOC132498571 gene encoding DNA dC->dU-editing enzyme APOBEC-3B-like isoform X2 yields the protein MEPQHPRQRAGMGLASKGGCSQRPRIRNPVEWLDRQTFSFHFRNLRFANGRNCSYLCYQVYPETPCHAELCFLSWFCAKKLSPYEQYRITWFLSWSPCSSCAEQVAAFLRENRNVRLSIFAARLYYFWKPECQHGLRMMHQQRAWVRIMSFRDFKYCWKNFVYNQGMPFKPWKKLRKNYQFLVAKLQEILGNTMNLLKKEIFKQQFGNQHRVPQPHYRRKTYLCYQLKQLDGVTLDKGCFRNKKQRHAEIRFIDKITSLNLDPNQSYKIICYVTWSPCPTCARELVDFINGQDHLSLQIFASRLYFHWIKVFQRGLQQLQAAQVSVAVMTRSEFEDCWEEFVDNQGMPFESWDKLEQYSESISRRLQKILSRSNWNNLEDSFRDLRLGSPSPSSLRSDSR from the exons ATGGAGCCCCAGCACCCGAGACAAAGGGCAGGGATGGGACTAGCCAGCAAAGGAGGCTGCAGCCAGAGGCCCCGGATCAG AAACCCAGTGGAGTGGTTAGATCGCCAAACCTTCTCCTTCCACTTTCGCAACCTGAGATTTGCCAATGGGCGGAACTGCTCCTACCTCTGCTACCAG GTCTATCCCGAGACTCCCTGCCACGCGGAACTCTGCTTCCTCTCTTGGTTTTGCGCCAAGAAGCTGTCCCCTTATGAACAGTACCGCATCACCTGGTTCTTATCCTGGAGCCCCTGCTCGTCATGTGCAGAGCAGGTGGCTGCGTTCCTGAGGGAGAACAGGAACGTGAGGCTGAGCATCTTCGCCGCCCGCCTCTACTACTTCTGGAAACCAGAGTGCCAGCACGGGCTGCGCATGATGCACCAGCAGAGGGCCTGGGTGCGCATCATGTCCTTCCGAG ACTttaaatactgttggaaaaactTTGTGTACAATCAGGGAATGCCCTTCAAGCCTTGGAAGAAACTGCGTAAAAATTATCAGTTCCTGGTGGCAAAGCTTCAGGAAATTCTCGG AAACACAATGAATctgctaaaaaaagaaatattcaaacaACAGTTTGGCAACCAGCACCGTGTCCCACAGCCCCACTACCGGAGGAAGACCTATTTGTGCTACCAGCTGAAGCAGCTCGATGGTGTCACGCTTGACAAAGGCTGCTTCCGAAACAAG AAACAGCGACATGCAGAAATTCGCTTTATTGACAAGATCACCTCGCTGAATCTCGACCCAAACCAGAGCTACAAAATCATCTGCTATGTCACGTGGAGCCCCTGCCCTACCTGTGCCAGGGAACTGGTTGATTTCATCAACGGTCAGGACCACCTGAGCCTGCAGATCTTTGCCTCCCGCCTGTACTTCCACTGGATCAAGGTGTTTCAGAGGGGGCTGCAGCAGCTACAGGCAGCCCAGGTCTCAGTGGCTGTCATGACCCGCTCAG AGTTTGAAGACTGCTGGGAAGAATTTGTGGATAACCAGGGGATGCCCTTCGAGTCCTGGGATAAGCTGGAGCAATACAGTGAAAGCATAAGCCGTCGGCTCCAGAAGATCCTGTCG CGCTCGAATTGGAATAATTTAGAGGATTCCTTCAGAGACTTGAGACTTGGATCCCCATCCCCTTCATCGTTAAGAAGTGACTCAAGATGA
- the LOC132498571 gene encoding DNA dC->dU-editing enzyme APOBEC-3-like isoform X4, with amino-acid sequence MEPQHPRQRAGMGLASKGGCSQRPRIRNPVEWLDRQTFSFHFRNLRFANGRNCSYLCYQVERLKHCSPDSSDWGVFQNRVYPETPCHAELCFLSWFCAKKLSPYEQYRITWFLSWSPCSSCAEQVAAFLRENRNVRLSIFAARLYYFWKPECQHGLRMMHQQRAWVRIMSFRDFKYCWKNFVYNQGMPFKPWKKLRKNYQFLVAKLQEILGISATKRHRLGDLTTGIYFLTDMEARSPRSRSLNTMNLLKKEIFKQQFGNQHRVPQPHYRRKTYLCYQLKQLDGVTLDKGCFRNKKQRHAEIRFIDKITSLNLDPNQSYKIICYVTWSPCPTCARELVDFINGQDHLSLQIFASRLYFHWIKVFQRGLQQLQAAQVSVAVMTRSEFEDCWEEFVDNQGMPFESWDKLEQYSESISRRLQKILSRSNWNNLEDSFRDLRLGSPSPSSLRSDSR; translated from the exons ATGGAGCCCCAGCACCCGAGACAAAGGGCAGGGATGGGACTAGCCAGCAAAGGAGGCTGCAGCCAGAGGCCCCGGATCAG AAACCCAGTGGAGTGGTTAGATCGCCAAACCTTCTCCTTCCACTTTCGCAACCTGAGATTTGCCAATGGGCGGAACTGCTCCTACCTCTGCTACCAGGTGGAAAGACTGAAGCACTGCTCACCTGACTCCTCCGACTGGGGGGTCTTTCAAAACCGG GTCTATCCCGAGACTCCCTGCCACGCGGAACTCTGCTTCCTCTCTTGGTTTTGCGCCAAGAAGCTGTCCCCTTATGAACAGTACCGCATCACCTGGTTCTTATCCTGGAGCCCCTGCTCGTCATGTGCAGAGCAGGTGGCTGCGTTCCTGAGGGAGAACAGGAACGTGAGGCTGAGCATCTTCGCCGCCCGCCTCTACTACTTCTGGAAACCAGAGTGCCAGCACGGGCTGCGCATGATGCACCAGCAGAGGGCCTGGGTGCGCATCATGTCCTTCCGAG ACTttaaatactgttggaaaaactTTGTGTACAATCAGGGAATGCCCTTCAAGCCTTGGAAGAAACTGCGTAAAAATTATCAGTTCCTGGTGGCAAAGCTTCAGGAAATTCT TGGGATATCCGCAACAAAacgccacagactgggtgacttaacaaCAGGTATTTACTTTCTCACCGatatggaggctagaagtccaagatcaaggagtcT AAACACAATGAATctgctaaaaaaagaaatattcaaacaACAGTTTGGCAACCAGCACCGTGTCCCACAGCCCCACTACCGGAGGAAGACCTATTTGTGCTACCAGCTGAAGCAGCTCGATGGTGTCACGCTTGACAAAGGCTGCTTCCGAAACAAG AAACAGCGACATGCAGAAATTCGCTTTATTGACAAGATCACCTCGCTGAATCTCGACCCAAACCAGAGCTACAAAATCATCTGCTATGTCACGTGGAGCCCCTGCCCTACCTGTGCCAGGGAACTGGTTGATTTCATCAACGGTCAGGACCACCTGAGCCTGCAGATCTTTGCCTCCCGCCTGTACTTCCACTGGATCAAGGTGTTTCAGAGGGGGCTGCAGCAGCTACAGGCAGCCCAGGTCTCAGTGGCTGTCATGACCCGCTCAG AGTTTGAAGACTGCTGGGAAGAATTTGTGGATAACCAGGGGATGCCCTTCGAGTCCTGGGATAAGCTGGAGCAATACAGTGAAAGCATAAGCCGTCGGCTCCAGAAGATCCTGTCG CGCTCGAATTGGAATAATTTAGAGGATTCCTTCAGAGACTTGAGACTTGGATCCCCATCCCCTTCATCGTTAAGAAGTGACTCAAGATGA
- the LOC132498571 gene encoding DNA dC->dU-editing enzyme APOBEC-3H-like isoform X3, whose translation MCRAGGCVPEGEQEREAEHLRRPPLLLLETRVPARAAHDAPAEGLGAHHVLPRNTMNLLKKEIFKQQFGNQHRVPQPHYRRKTYLCYQLKQLDGVTLDKGCFRNKKQRHAEIRFIDKITSLNLDPNQSYKIICYVTWSPCPTCARELVDFINGQDHLSLQIFASRLYFHWIKVFQRGLQQLQAAQVSVAVMTRSEFEDCWEEFVDNQGMPFESWDKLEQYSESISRRLQKILSRSNWNNLEDSFRDLRLGSPSPSSLRSDSR comes from the exons ATGTGCAGAGCAGGTGGCTGCGTTCCTGAGGGAGAACAGGAACGTGAGGCTGAGCATCTTCGCCGCCCGCCTCTACTACTTCTGGAAACCAGAGTGCCAGCACGGGCTGCGCATGATGCACCAGCAGAGGGCCTGGGTGCGCATCATGTCCTTCCGAG AAACACAATGAATctgctaaaaaaagaaatattcaaacaACAGTTTGGCAACCAGCACCGTGTCCCACAGCCCCACTACCGGAGGAAGACCTATTTGTGCTACCAGCTGAAGCAGCTCGATGGTGTCACGCTTGACAAAGGCTGCTTCCGAAACAAG AAACAGCGACATGCAGAAATTCGCTTTATTGACAAGATCACCTCGCTGAATCTCGACCCAAACCAGAGCTACAAAATCATCTGCTATGTCACGTGGAGCCCCTGCCCTACCTGTGCCAGGGAACTGGTTGATTTCATCAACGGTCAGGACCACCTGAGCCTGCAGATCTTTGCCTCCCGCCTGTACTTCCACTGGATCAAGGTGTTTCAGAGGGGGCTGCAGCAGCTACAGGCAGCCCAGGTCTCAGTGGCTGTCATGACCCGCTCAG AGTTTGAAGACTGCTGGGAAGAATTTGTGGATAACCAGGGGATGCCCTTCGAGTCCTGGGATAAGCTGGAGCAATACAGTGAAAGCATAAGCCGTCGGCTCCAGAAGATCCTGTCG CGCTCGAATTGGAATAATTTAGAGGATTCCTTCAGAGACTTGAGACTTGGATCCCCATCCCCTTCATCGTTAAGAAGTGACTCAAGATGA